TTTATATTAGTTTTCCAATTTTAGTACTTGATTACTTATGTAGGGATATATTATATAATAGAGATTTGACAGAATACTTTTTGAAAATTATCGCAAATTTTAATTATAAATGATAGTAAACCAGTTTTGGTCTTATGAATTTGGTTGAACTTAAAATAAAAAAGCAAAAGAGCCAACAAATTAAAGTTGGCTCTTTTTAATATATAGTAGTTTCTAAATTTTTCATTAACTATAAAATGGTGATCCTCAACTTCCCCAAAAAATTGAGAATCAATACCATTTTATAAACAATTGACAGATTATTCTCTGTAGTGCTTTGTCTTTTATGGGAACAAACTAGCTTTATTAGTCCCAGTGCTCTGTTTTTTTAAGGGTTACATTTCAGCAGAATCAATCCCTGTGCTTTGTCTTTTATGGGAACAAACTAGCTTTATTAGTCCCAGTGCTCTGTTTTTATAGGGTTACAATACAGCAGAATCAATCCCTTTTGCTTTGTCTTTTATGGGAACAAACAAGCTTTATCAGTCCCAGTGCTTCCTTTTTTATAAGGGTTGTATTTAGCTTTCTCAATCCCTATGTGACAAATTTATGATGAGAATAGAAAAAAAATGTTACATAATTTTCTTGATTAAGTTATATATTTCACATGTGTAAGTTTTTTCTACTTAATTATTAAGATAATATTCTATATCTTTCTTAACAATAACTCACTATTAGATAATCTCATCAAAAAACAGAAAGTTATTTTCTGAATGATTTCATTTGTATGTCAATAAATTGCAATTGAAAATGACATCTTTATGCTGATAGGTGATGACGAGATAGTAATTATAAAGTGTAAATATTTTAAAGTTTACATTAATTGTAAAATACTTCATACTATTATAAAGGAGTTGGTAAATGAAGATCATAATTCATTATAACCAATAGGTTTTCATTTATTGTAAGTTGTAGATGAAAAGAAATTATCTTATTAAAATTGTCGTGAAGTTTTTTATTGATTCATTAAAAACACCAATAAAACCAAAGAATTGGTTATTTTTGTTTTCCGAACTTTATTACTAATTATTTTGGGATTATATAAAAATCTTTTCAAACAAACTGCAATTTATGGACTGGCAACCGTTTTACCACGAATGCTAAGTTTTTTATTAGTCAGATTATATACAGGTATTTTACCTACAGCTGAATATGGCGAAGTTTCGATTGTTTTGTCCTGGATGGTTTTCTTTAATGTAATTCTTTCCTATGGAATGGAAACTGCGTTTTTTAGATTTTACAGCGCCGAAGATGACAAGAAAAATGTAATTGCAACAGCTACAATATCGGTATTTTGGACTTCGATTGGATTTTTATTCGCCGCATTAATCTTTAGAAATACATTGGCAAACTGGGCAGAAGTTGATACGCAGTATGTTACCTATTCAGTTTGGATTTTAGTTCTCGATGCTTTGGTTTTAATACCGTTTTCTAAACTTAGAGCCAATCAGCGACCAATGGTTTACGCAGCCATTAAAATTGGAAATGTTGTTATAAACCTTTTACTGAATATTTTTTTCTTACTCTATTTGCCAAAACTGGCTAGCGATAATCCAAATTCTGTCTGGGATAATTTATATATTGAAAATTTTCAGATTGCCTATATTTTCATCGCAAATCTTTTAGCAAGTTTAGCCACATTCATTGTACTTTCACCAAATTATCTTTCCCTCGGAAGAAGATTTGACGCTGTACTTTGGAAAAAAATGATGAAATATGGTTTGCCAATTCTTGTTGCCGGAATTGCATTTGCAGTGAATGAACATTTTGATAAAATCTTATTGGGCTATTTATTACCAGAAAATTTAGCGAAGTCAGAAGTTGGCGCTTATTCGGCTTGTTATAAGTTAGGATTATTTATGGTTTTGTTTGCTACAGCATTCAGACTCGGAATTGAGCCTTTCTTTTTTAGTCATGCAAAAAATGAAAATGCGCCACAAACCTATGCCATTATCACGAAGTATTTTGTGATTTTAGGATCACTGATCTTATTGGGAGTAATTGTTT
The Flavobacterium flavigenum genome window above contains:
- a CDS encoding lipopolysaccharide biosynthesis protein, with translation MGLYKNLFKQTAIYGLATVLPRMLSFLLVRLYTGILPTAEYGEVSIVLSWMVFFNVILSYGMETAFFRFYSAEDDKKNVIATATISVFWTSIGFLFAALIFRNTLANWAEVDTQYVTYSVWILVLDALVLIPFSKLRANQRPMVYAAIKIGNVVINLLLNIFFLLYLPKLASDNPNSVWDNLYIENFQIAYIFIANLLASLATFIVLSPNYLSLGRRFDAVLWKKMMKYGLPILVAGIAFAVNEHFDKILLGYLLPENLAKSEVGAYSACYKLGLFMVLFATAFRLGIEPFFFSHAKNENAPQTYAIITKYFVILGSLILLGVIVFADILKLLLLDNKSYWEAMKVVPLIILANFFLGIYNNLSVWYKLTDKTRIGAYISIVGAIVTLFLNYLLIPKYSYYGSAIATISAYGSMMFISYILGNKYYPIPYDMNKIGAYLGISIVFSAISFYWFRENYFVGIPLLIGFIYFVYHNEKDTIKGIMNKK